The nucleotide window TTGATAGAAGAATCGAGAAAATTGTTGATTTGACGCCTTTATCTTTGGGCTTCGGCAAAAGCGCTAACGACGTTTTCATGTTGGACTATGTATTCGATCTAAAGAATTCTCAATCGTCACAATCTTTCGATGATTTGATGTCTAAAAAAGTTCGCTTCAAAGATTTGAAAGTCATTGATCCAACGGCTTCTCGTCCGGAGCTTGCTGAGGATTTGATGACGGACATGTCGGGTGTGGAACAGATTTTCAACGAAGACCGCGACTTGCCGGCTTCGCAAAGACGTATTGATCGCATTTTCAAAGGATCCAACACTTCACTTGATTCAGGCAGCAACTTCAAACTTGGATTGAGCATCATCAAGTTGAAATCGGGTTTCTTGTACAGTCAGAATCAGCTTTTGAACTATGATCGCAATGATCGCGAGCAAAAATATCTGTTGGATAGCTATTCTCGCGATTTCGAGTCGAAGTTCCTTTTTGGTCTGTTCGGAGACAAAACTGCGCAAGGAACCAACGTCGTCTTCAACGCGACGGATTCATGGGCTCCAGCAAGTTTCGTGACTTATACGGGTTACCGCATGGTTAAGATGAGAAGCGTGTCTAAACGCGACTTCCGCCATGTTCAGGAAGAAGTTAAAAATACCATTCCGGCAGATCAATATGCACAAATCGATTGGAAAAATTGGGATTTCTCTGATGGATCTTTTGTAAATGGTTATTTCAGACAGCAATTGTTCATCAACCCTGAGGCTTTGGCGACTTTGCCAGTAATGAGTGAACGTGCTTACAAACAGGCATTTATAAAATATGTGACCAAGGCAGGGGAGCCAGCTCGAAAAGGGGCTGCCGGCCGTGGACATGACAGTTTTTCTGGATGGGAAGATGACTATGATTCAGAGTTGATGACAATCGCACGTTCATTTGTGGGTGTGGTTTCTTCTTTGAACGACAGCACAGCTTTGTATCGCCACTTTAAAACTCTTCAGGCGATTCCTTTGTGGAGAGAGCGTGGAGTGGGTTTCATACTTTCAATGATTCCTCCATACCGTGCAAACTCAATGGTGAGCTACGAAATGACCTTCTCTTCGAAGGGCAACGAAGCAATTAAGTTTAAGTTTGGAACCTTCCCCAATGAGGATCTGTACAAATCTTTGATGTATATCCAAAACATCATCAACAATCGTTCATTTGATTTGCGATTGATTACAGATGAAAATGGTGAGTTTAAGAAGAACTAAATTGGGTGATTAGAGAGGCGAAAGCCTCTCTTTTTTATGGGCAACCCTGGTTGCCGTAGACTTTCAGACAAATCTGATTCTTCTCTTCTGAATTAGGCATTCGACCAAATTTCTTTTGGAACTTTTCAAGAACAGTATCAAACAGGACATCTTCTTTTGTTTCAATCTCTCCACCACCGAACATTTTTTCAAATTTGTCCTTTATGGCGTTGAAAGCGTCGTCGCTTTCCTTTTTGTGATCCTCGTCCAAGGCTGCCAATGTCTTGTTGAAAACCACATAAGCCAGTACAGCGATCGCTACGCGTGAATAATACTTACTGATGAGGGTGTAGCCACGAATGGCCTCTTGGCGAAGCCCATAACGTTTCGCGATCACCTTTCCTTCGGGGGATTGAAGGCCTTTCAAAAGCAGCGTTTGCTTGTCCATGTCCTTCATTTTGAAAAACACTTCCGGAAGCATTATCGGAGGTGTGCCTCGGAGGGCGGCCGAATAGGCGATCCAAGCTGCTTGTGCCGAATTGAAAAGGCCACTGCGATTGATGACCTGTAGTTTGGTATAAAATCGAGTTTTATCAACCAGCAGGTCATGCTCTTCAAAGTATTTGAGCAGACCATGATGAATCACGTCTTCACCGATATAACGTTCTAAAACAGCCAGAGTTCTTTCCTCTGCTGTCTTTCTCCAATAGTGGGAGGGTTTGTATTTCTGACCTTGTTTTTGATCAAAGACTTTTTCGACCAGGAATTCGAGGTCCTTAGTTGAAAGACCTTTGACGGTGCCATCGGGGGTGATGGCTTTTTTTAGAGCCGAATCCAATGCTACTTTGTGATAGGAGTCTTCTGCAAAAATACCCCCGCAGGTTTCTGCAGCATGAGCGGCCACAGAAACCAGAAGAAGTCCCAGAATAAGGATTTTATGCAGAAGCTTTATCATCGGCAGCGGATTACTTCAGAAGCTCTTCTGTTTGTCTTTCCAATTGCTGTTTCAAATCAGCCAAAGTCGCCTCGAGGGCTGGGATCTTCTTTTCATCAAGTTTGAGGATGATGTAGTGATAACCCGCCTTGCCGCCATTAAAGATGGTAAGTGAAGAACCTACGAGTGTTGAGGCCATGGAAAGCATGAGATTTATTTGGTCACCCATCTCACTGCGTCCTGTTTTTCTAATTAACATATAAGATGTAATAGCTGTGGCAACAGCGGTTCCTCCGGCGATGATGAGATCTTTCTTGGCCGCGTAGGAGTTTTCGGCGATATCCGCTTTGATTTTATCGAGATCTGCGGAAACCTTGGCGATCTCTAAAACCAGACGTTGGTTTTCTTGGATTTTAGCACGGATGGCCGCTTGGGCTTCGGGGCGGCTCTCTTCCACTAGTGAGTCAATCTCAGTAGAGGAGGCTGAAGCAGCAAAGCTGTTTAAGGGAATGACATGAAGACAAAAAAGGGCCACTGCGAATAGATTCTTGCTCATAAGATCCTCCAGAATGGTTTTTAAACGTTCCGAGGATCATAAAGCAAATTGCAGGCCCCAATCAGGAAGGCTAGTCTTCCTTTTCAATAGAGGTGCGAAGCAAGGTTTTCACTTGGTTTTTGCGTTGAGTACCGCCACCGCCAAGGGCGGCTTTGAGTTGATTGTGAATGCTTGGGTCATTGATCAAAAGCCCCAAAGAGCCTTCACCCTTATCAATCTTAGTAAGAATCGAATCCAACTTTTCGATAGAATGATTCAGTTTTACGCCACCGCTGGAATTGCCAACGATCTTCTGAATATCTTTGCTTGTCTGCGCAAGGTTCGAAGAAGCTGTATCAAAATTCATCATGATCTTTTCCATGCGGTTTTCGGCATTGATAGTGTGAGCCATCTTGTAAACCTCATTCACCACATCAAAGATCTTTCCGGCTTCACCCCCGCGTTCCGTAAGGATGCCAAGCAAATCAGAAGCTTTCGCCAAAGGAAGCACATCTCCGTCTTTCACTTCGGGTTGACGAGGATCGCCTGGGAAGATCAGAACAAATTTGTCACCCAAGGCGCCTTGGGTGCGGATTTCCACAGCCGATTCCTTGCGAATGCGCTTAAGGAACTTCTCATCAATGCTCATCGTAACATCAAGTTTATTTTCATCAGGCAGGAAGGTGATATCCTGCACGTTACCCACGGTGACTCCTGAAAGGGAGACAACACTGCCGACGGCAAGTCCCTGCACCTGTTCAAAATGGGCATGGATTTTTACATATCGTCTGAAGAGGGCCTTGTCGGCGCCCAAGAAGAAGATCGATCCCAAAATGCAGATGGTCCCGATGGCAAGGTAGATTCCAATTTTGATTTGAGTATTGCCTTGTGATTCCATTATGCACTCTCTCCGTTAATAAATTCAGTCATCGCTCCAGAGGGCTCGGTTTTCAGCTTGTCAATTGTATATTGTTCGCCGATGCGTCCGTTCAGAAGCAGGGCGACCTTGTCGCAGACCGCATAAACAGTCGGCATATCATGGGTTACAAGAATTGACGTCACGCCCTTGGCTTTCATTTTCAAAATAGACTCTTGGATTTTTTTTGTGTTGTAAGGATCCAGCCCCGCAGTCGGCTCATCATAAAGAACCACTTGGGGATGCATCATCATAGAGCGAGCCAAACCCACGCGCTTTTGCATACCGCCTGAAAGGCTGCCTGGATAGAGCTTTTCACTCGAGGGATCCAGACCAAATTCTTCAAGCTGCGCGCGAATTTGTTCGGCAATTTCCTTTTCTGTGAAATGGAAATGTTCTCTGAGTGGATAAGCCAGGTTTTCATAGACTGTCATGGAGTCGAACAGGGCTCCGCCTTGAAAAGCATAGGCAACTTTTTTGCGAACTTCGATCAGTTCGCGTTCATTTTTTGGAACGATATCTTCGCCATCAATGATAATTTTTCCCGAGTCAGGCTTTTCCAAGCCCACCAGACTTCGTAAGAGAACGCTTTTACCGGTGCCGGATCCTCCGATTAAGCCCAGACATTCACCTTTGCGAACATAGAAGCTCACGCCGTCGTGGACCTGCTTTTCACCAAACGATTTTTTGAAATCAATCACTTCCAGAAAGCTTTGTGGTTTTTCATTACTCATAGGATTTTCTCCACAACCCAAAACAGCTTTGAAAGGAAGAAGTCTGCAATAAGAATCATAATGGAAGAGACCACGACTGCTTTCGTTGTCGCAATGCCCACTTCTTTCGTGCCATTTTTGACGGTCAAGCCAAAATAACAAGATGGGATGGAGATGATGAGGGCGAAGAAAAAGCTTTTAGCAAAGCCGGAAAAATAGTCAGACAAGGATGAAGTTGAAAGAACTTTGAGAAGATAGAAGCTGGGATCCAATTTGAGTTCTGTCGCTCCGATGAGGAGGCCGCCGGCATTGCCTACGACGTTGGCAAAGGCCACGAGGATTGGCAAAACAATTAAGGTTGCCAGAACACGAGGAATGACGATCTTGCGAATTGGAGAGGTTCCCAAGGCGCGAATTGCATCGATTTGTTGAGTGACGACCATGCTGCCGATTTCACTGGCAAAGCCTGCACCCACGCGGGCAGCGACCATCAGGCTGGTAAACATGGGGCCCATTTCACGAAGAATGGTTACAGCCAAAAGTTTTGGCACGTACATTTTGCCGCCAAACTTTTCCAATCCCAAACCGAACTGC belongs to Bdellovibrio svalbardensis and includes:
- a CDS encoding MlaD family protein is translated as MESQGNTQIKIGIYLAIGTICILGSIFFLGADKALFRRYVKIHAHFEQVQGLAVGSVVSLSGVTVGNVQDITFLPDENKLDVTMSIDEKFLKRIRKESAVEIRTQGALGDKFVLIFPGDPRQPEVKDGDVLPLAKASDLLGILTERGGEAGKIFDVVNEVYKMAHTINAENRMEKIMMNFDTASSNLAQTSKDIQKIVGNSSGGVKLNHSIEKLDSILTKIDKGEGSLGLLINDPSIHNQLKAALGGGGTQRKNQVKTLLRTSIEKED
- a CDS encoding ABC transporter ATP-binding protein codes for the protein MSNEKPQSFLEVIDFKKSFGEKQVHDGVSFYVRKGECLGLIGGSGTGKSVLLRSLVGLEKPDSGKIIIDGEDIVPKNERELIEVRKKVAYAFQGGALFDSMTVYENLAYPLREHFHFTEKEIAEQIRAQLEEFGLDPSSEKLYPGSLSGGMQKRVGLARSMMMHPQVVLYDEPTAGLDPYNTKKIQESILKMKAKGVTSILVTHDMPTVYAVCDKVALLLNGRIGEQYTIDKLKTEPSGAMTEFINGESA
- a CDS encoding MlaE family ABC transporter permease, with translation MNLMALPLAPFIYELLHFLGGVGMLSREIFKEFFTTRLYWKLLGEQIYQVGVRSTPLVVITSVSVGMVMALQFGLGLEKFGGKMYVPKLLAVTILREMGPMFTSLMVAARVGAGFASEIGSMVVTQQIDAIRALGTSPIRKIVIPRVLATLIVLPILVAFANVVGNAGGLLIGATELKLDPSFYLLKVLSTSSLSDYFSGFAKSFFFALIISIPSCYFGLTVKNGTKEVGIATTKAVVVSSIMILIADFFLSKLFWVVEKIL